The genome window ATGATAGTGGAAGCTTATCCAAAATAATAGATGACGAAGAGGTGACCTGGAGTTTCTGTGCAGCACTCACCTAGCAATGCCATTTCAATGCATTACTAAATGACATCTGTAGTTCCTAGCTCttcttaggaaaacaaaatctgtGGCCTTATGTTAAGTACTTCGCAATTAAGCCTTGCCAGTGTTCTGAGCTTTCCAGTAATCACAGTCACTGCTCCATCAGGGATTTCTCAGTCACCAGAATCTCACAGTGATGATACATGTAAGCATTTGTTTTTGGTCTCTACTTTCATTCAAGACTAAACGAGTGGTTGCAGTTGGGGAAAGAGGTTAGCTGAGATTTGGAATCATCTTTGTAACATTTGCAAATTATACTCATTGCTGTCTGTGACCTAAATaagtattttctataaaatattcaagTCAATGTGCCTAAATTAACTTAATTATGGAAAGATAATTCAGAATCCCAACATCACTGAAACTTATAGTAAATGTTTAGATACGTAAATACTGTTTGGTTAATCTTAATAAAGTGGAGAAGTATTGGAGAAGtgtttaccttatttttttattgagacaaAACGTGTTTCTCTTGGGGAAAATTTTGCCTTCGATTCCTCGTTTGTAACTTCTACTCATTTTAGTCAACCACAAAGCTGCTAGGAACACAAAGAGGTCctgctttagtttttttttgtttgtttgttttggggttttttttaaggcgcagctcacagtggcccatgcggggatcgaactggcaaccttggtgttattagcaccatgctctaaccaactgagctaactggcctaGGGTCCTGCTTTAGAATAACACCTTTTTCCCCCATTGCTTGTTTGCAGTAAATGTATTTAACTGTTTGGAGATGCTTCTGTTTGTCAGGATTTAAGTGAAGtataaagaaatttataaattttgatcAACATGCTaaaaatcttttcagttttttgacaACCAAATTGCACTAAATAACATGTATCCTAGTGCTTTGAAGAAGCAAAAGCCTAAATTGCAGCCATTTGTGTGAATGTTGCTTAGGTCAATGAAAGCTGTCGGCAATCAGAATGGTCCTCTAGTTGAGGGACAGACTGAGCAAGGAAGTAAGTGCTAATCTGTTAAAAGAGCATTTGAAAGTTCTAGCATCATTACCCCATTATTGCACTGGTAGTTTCAACATAATGTGAGCTTTTAATTATGAAAACcattgtgtgtacatacatatcaTGAAAATCAACTCTAGATAAGTTAaatataaaaggttaaaaactttaaaacttcgAAAAAAGTACTACTATAACCCTAGGTtggggagagaggggcaggggtgTTTCTTAAACAAGACCTTTAAAGTGCTgtaaaaaaatatctataaatttgCCCATGTTGAAATAAGAACTTTTGTTCTTTATATGATAGAGTGGAAAGACAAGTCACAAATGGGGCAAAGATAAAGCTGTGTCTTAcaaaggctgtgtgtgtgcatgcacgtctTACAAAGCTATGTATGGTAGAGATATAGCTTATAAAGGATCCAGGATACAGAAAGGattataaatcaataagataACTCAgtaaaaaatggcaaaagataTCGACAGGTATTTTTTTAGAAACTGATAGGCAAATGGAGAATAAATGTGAAAAGATGTCCATTAGtaacccagaaaaaaaattaagatcataatgagatattattttataccttccaggctggcaaaaatgaaaaagactaggaatatcaagtgttggtgaggatgtagaacCATAGGAAtttttatacactgctggtgaaaatgcagattggtaaaacactttggaaaacagtctggcgtTATCTTGTTCATTTGAATATGATACGTGGTCTataacccagcatttccactcttAAGTATATTTCCTAAAGAAAGTTGCGCATGCGTACCACAAGTGTTGAGAACAGCGTTGCTCTTTAATAGTAAAATACTGTGAATAATGTTCATGGACAGGAAAgtttcaaaaacaagcaaaactaagtACATTTCTAGGATGCCCATATATGAggtaaaaaacattttctaaaacagcaaaggttagagaaaagagagaaatcttAATTCCAAATATATGTGGACTCCATGCTCCAGAAGGTGGAGCGTGCCTCTCCCCCCTTGAGTGTAGGCTGGACTTGGTGACTCAACTCCAGATCGTTGAGTGCAGAAAGTACAGTGTttgtaagaaaaatgttttccacagcGTGTGGTagcatttccatgtctttgtttcAATGGAAAACATCcccattccattttataaaaataaccatgAATTTTGTAACTAACAAAGACTTAAGCAAATtattagaatgttttcatttatccaatttaaaaattcGTCAGAATCCTGTCGTCAACTCTTGTGAATTCCATAATTTAACTCAGCTACATCCCTTGGTGTCCTTTAGAGGCTTTTCGTAAATCTTCCTTCTCTGGATCTAGTCTTAGCTGGATCTTGTCACTTTTAAATGTGTCATCTCTGTCCTTAATTCATAGCAATCTGTGGTACCTTTCTCTATGTTAAAATTGACGCTTTCTTACCAATGTGTTCATACCAGTGACtttgtatacatgcatatatccgtgaaacttaattttatattgatttgtttAAAGTTAAAGAAAGAGGGACCCATTAACTTCACCTTTTCCTTAACTtggaacaaaaacaaaccaaattctGCCCTGCACCTCTAATGTTCGGAAGATCAGTTTTTGTCAATTAAGTCATCCTTTCTTCCTAACTAGAGAAGAAATAATCAGTCATCACTGAATAGTTAAAACCATTTTTATCAAATGTATCTGTAACACGCAATGTTGATTAGTTAAAAGCTGGTTGAGACAGTTTTACGTGGCAATTATTTTGAACTTTGATATCTGTTGATTATTTTTACAGCAAAGGCAGGTTTATTCATCAGGTAGCTTTAGCCAGTTTTTCATACTATTCTTGCTTAGATAGTTTTAGGGTGGGGACATGTGAGCTGCAAGAGAAATGAGTGTGACTAATGGACGCATAGCCCTTCCTTCCCAAGGGCTGAGCTCTTGGAGGAGGAAGGGTTCAGGGCATGGGGCCAAGGCCCGTTGTGGTGGATTCAAGCACATCCTACACTTCCTTGGAGGCACATGGCTCTGTGTGGTTCACTCAGAGCTTCTGCCTTCCCCACGAGAGAGCTTGCCCTGAAGCTCTGAGCTGGTGACAGACTACCTTGGCCCACCTTTGTAGGTTGCCCTCCCTTCTGGACACCAAGCCCACCGATGGTAATTTCTTCAAAACaaggatttttttctgaataatttaaaattggaTAGTGTGAGGGAATTTTCAGAGTGAATTGGGGCAAGGGTTGTTGGTGAAACTCCCTCCATCTTTCTGGGAAAGCAATAGCAGATGCTATGCTTTCTGCCCTCTAAGGCCTGCACCTTCCCCAGCcctctgcaaagtctcttttccACCCTTGGGGCTGGAACAGGTCTATGAAGGGTCCTTTGCTAGTTATTCTCACTTCACGCTGCTGACTCTGCTCCCGAGAAAGCTTCGTCCTCACCTGCcattttcacttcttcctttgcTGTGTTCTGGCATCTGGGTTTCATTTGTGGCCTAGGGAGGGGTGAGAAGGCCCGATGGCAGTGCGATTATTATTGTCAGCTCTCCTTTGGCGAGGTTGTGTCCATTTTTACATTCTCACCTCCTGCCGGGGCTGCAGTAATCCTAGGAATTTTGCTCTCAGCTACAGTGACGTCCCTGCTTACCGATCCTACCTTTTCCTTTCAAATAGTAACTAACTGGAGGTAGgttttcagatggaaaaagtgGGGACGAGAGTCACCAGAAGTCCAGGTTGTAATAAGGAACCCAAAGACCTGATTCTGACTTTTCTGACTGGGCTGCTTTCTGCATTGTTAAACTTGAACCTGAAACATGCTTGCTCTAAAAAACAACGCCAATCTTCTCTCAGCTTCTAGCTATGCCCATCTTTTGGGAAGGCTCTGGAACACCTGCTTCTGACCTCAGGGGAGAACTGTGGATTTGCAGCCAGTAACTCACCAGGGAGATGGTGGAGTTGTGGGGTTGGGCGCGGCAGAAGCGTTTGAGTAAAGCCTCTTGTACCTGCAGGAGAGGTAAATGTCTGGTTATGGCAGCCGAAGTCCTGGCCTTCGGATATGAGTCAGGCGGGGCTTAGGTGGGCAGACTAACCTTCTTGTCCATGAGGCAACCAAACAGTAAGATgaagacaccctgaaaagagggATATGGGGTTAAGTTAGTCAAAGAGGAAGCAATCAACCAAAATCCACTGTTTCCCATTCCTCTTTGTTCACCTCTGTCCTCTTGTCTAATTCACATCCTGGGGTTTCCCATCTCGGGTTTTCTGTACATTGGCACCGTTGGTGCAGAGGCCCATTTCAGGGCCTTTTCTTACTGTTATGATTGCAAAGGGGATATCACAGGATTGGATACTGACAATTCCCTGACTTCTCTGGCAAAActtactttacagataagaaaaccagGCTTCAGAGAAATTTGTCCAAAGTTATCCAGCTAGTCAGTGGAGGAGCTGGGATCCAAACCTAAGCCTCCTAGAAGTCGTGAGCTATGTTTCCTCTCCACCGTGATACCTCTTTGAGAAGGGACTGGCAGTGACTTAGACCATCTACAAGGGCAAAAGGCATACCCACCGCATTCTTACCTACCTGGGAGGTGTTGAGAATTGTGAAGACGTAGTGAGGAACTATGGAGCCTTCCTCTAACAGAGTGGCCAGGCCCAGCCCCCAGGTGAGGCCGAAGATGGGTGTGAGGATGAACAGGGCTTTGACCACCCCCAGAAGGGCTTGCCACTTCTCCATCTGGGGTCCCTCTGACAGCGAAGGTCTCAGCAACTTCAGCACAGCCATGGCTAGGACCAACCCATTCACGCCCACGATGGCCAGCACTGGCCCCACAAAAGTGTAGAGCGCCCCTCCCTTCCCATCCAACCAgcatgccccctcccccaggtatTTCCCTCGGGGTAGGTAGAGGCCCAGGGCAACACCTGCGAACCCCATGGGGCACAGGTAGCCAAGGACCACCATCAGGGAGAGTACTTGGCGCTTGGACAGCTGATGGAAGACAAAGAGCAACTGGTGGGCCAACATCAAGGCCTGAGCCAACATCCAGAAAAACGTGGCCAGGTAGAGGAAATGACAGAGGAAGGCAGCGGCCAGGCAGAGTGGGCTTCGGGGTCCTGGCGGAAGCAGGGGGGCTCCCAGGAAGCAGCTGTCTGCAGCCAGCAGACAGAGCACCATGTTGAGCAGGGCTACGTGGCGTAAGTAGGCAACTTTGTTCCGTACCACGACTCTCCACACCAGCCTGTACACGCCCAGGCACACGAGCAATGCCAGAATGGAGGCCCCCAAGCCCACCTGACTCAGCAGCTCCAGGGTGGGGTTTCCTGGAACAGTGTGTCGGGACATGAGGACAGAGAAGGCAGTGAGGTGCTGACAGATGCACCGAGTGGTGGGGCTGGCATTGGCTGTCTGCAGCTGGCACCCTTCCTCTGACCATCCCCCATTGCCCTGGAAGAGATGGTGGTCCCAGAAGACACAGTGGAGGGTGCTGTCTCTGTCCCCAAAGTCCAGGATGACTTCTCCCTGGTTGAAGGCCTGGCCACCTGCCATGATGGAGACGGCAAGGACCAGACCAGGAGTGGCATAGAGGGCGTCCCCCAGCCCTTGTCCATAGTTGGAGGgtagaaggtggtccagttttcgCAGCATCAAGCTAGTAATAGTGACATTGGTTCCATTATGGTCCAGTGGGGCCAGTGAATGTCTGGGAATCTGTGCCTGCAGCGGCGGCTGAGTGGCGAAGGAGACTCTGTAGTCAGCAGGAAAGGAGGGCCCGAGGAGCTGGGTCTGCAGCTGCACGTTGGGCAAACTGAAGGAGAAGGGCTGATCCTGTGGGCACAGGCTGCATGCCATGGTCTCCACAGCCAGCAAGAGGTCTGAGCCTGCTGACGGCTTCTGGACGTGGGCCAGGGTCCACAGAGAACTGGCGTCCATGTCTAGGACCTTGTCGGTGGTTTTCAGGAGAGCCTGTGGCACCCAACAGAGAGATGAACCCTAGCTCCTAGAGCCCTCAGCACTGAGCCAGGGGCACTGGGAACTATAGACCCACAAATCCACCTGCCCTTGTCCAGTACAAGACCTAAGGttggagagaaagggggagaggaagaCAGGCCTAGGAAGGGAGAGTAGGAAGGAAAGGAGCTGTTGAGCTAACCCCTGGGGCATCTCCAAGTATGTGGTGTCAGGAAGCACATCCTGCTCCCCTCTGTCTGACAGCCCTGTTTCCTTCTCAATCTGTTGGTGTCACCCAGGCCCTAAGGGGACCTTTCTCCAATTCCTTGACCCTACAGGTCTATAAAGCTAGGAATGGTGGTAGAGGGCACAATGTTTTGAAGTAGAGGCCACATGCGTGTCTGGACACCAACACCTGATACATATTCCCAGACATGAGAGCTGTGTCGTGCCATTGTCCCCGATTATTCTTCTGGCTTAGTTTATGAGTCACAGCGGATGCCTATATCGAGAGCTGGTTGACATGAGTTCAGCAAAGCCAAGTGTGTTTGAGTATCTCCACGTAGGTATCTtgtgtgtgcgtttgtgtgtTGGAGGGGGATTCATGTCATATCCACAAGTCTGCACGTGCATGTATGCCTCTGAACTCATGTCTACACACCCCCTCCTGCCGTCTTCCGACCTCCCATGTGTTCCCAGCATCAAACCTCCACATTCCATGGCCTTAGAGACTGGTGTCCAGGAGAAGGGAGGGACCAGGGGAGCAGACACTCATACTCTCGAAAGGTCTGTTGTCTGACAGCCCATggtgatgtcagagggacaaaAGTGCCCACAGGTGAAGAGCTTCCAGCCCCCTCTACCCATCTGGCACCTGCTGTGGCTCAGAGATCTTACCTCCAGGGCACTGCGGTTAAGCTGTGTTCTGGTGTCTGCCAACACCTTGGCCAGAAATGTCATGGTGCCCAGCAGTGCCAATAAATCAGAGGGTGAGCTCACCACTACCGTCTGCTCCAGCAGCTGTGCCAGGATCTGGGGCACTTCTTCAGCAGGCCAGCCCTGGCCTGCCCACAGCAGCTGAGACAGACACGACAGTGGAGAGTGTGTAGCATCCTCACAAGAGGGGCCACCTCCTCCCTCATCCAGCTCCTTCCTCCCCATGGTACCCTGTCCCAGGGGATCGGGGAGCGGAGAGCAGACTGAGCCATGTGGAAGGAACTGACACCAATGTTAGTGGGACAGACTTGATAGGATTCAGGTGTGAGAATAGCACCCTCCCCGCCATGAGGGTCCGGCCACTCTAAGGCCCCCACACCTACTTCCTGGCCCTGCTGAGTAACCTGTGACATGGGCCACTGGAGGAAAGGATTCTAGAGCGGGGTCCTGATTGAGGAAAGGTAGGTCCTGGAGCGGTGGCATGTGGGAAGTGGGGCCAGAAGCTTTACCTCGGCTCTCTGAAGCAAGGCCAGGAGCCCCGCGTCAGTGCAGCTGCTGTGGATGGGCCCCCAGGTCCCGTCAGGCCCACATGTCCTCTTCACTATGCCCATTCTGTTCACGGGACAGGGGGCCTGTGCCACATGGCCGGCCTTGGTGACATTCCAGGCAACAGCTGAGGCGTCCTCAGGGCAGACAGTGTCTCCATCTGAAGAATGATACCAGGGAGGGCTCAGCAGCCGCTGTCTAGCCCAAGCCTGTCCGTGGGCGGAAACCCATGCAGGCTCTAGAGCCTGGCCCTGTTTGTTGCCCAGTGCAGGGGTGTCAGGGAGGAGCTCCCAGGGCAAGCAGGTGAGAGGCTGGCCAGCTGGACCTCAAGCCCACGTACCCTGGATGATGGTGACAGAGACGGGGACCCTCACGGGGGTCAGTCCTGGACTCTGCAGGTCACAAGTGTACATGGTGTCAGCGATGGGGCAGTGCTGAACGGCCAGTACCAGGCACTGGTCTCCTGGTGTGTTGAATAAGGAGGCTGAGGGTGAGCGAGAGAAAGGAACAGGCATTGGGCTGGGAGCAGACCTAGAACCCAGCAGGCCCAGCACCTTCAGAAGCACATGAAACGGTGGGGAAGAGCCAAGTGGTATGAGGGCATCAAACGGCTGAAAGCAGGGCTCAGATTTTGGTGAAGGGCACTCTGGGGACCTCTAACTCGCCCCGGGGACTTGaagccacagtttcctcatgtgtaaaatgggactaTCATCAAAAGAACCTCACAGAGTGTATTGCGAGAGTTGGATGGGAGTGTGTGAATAAACAGCAtttcgcaaaaaaaaaaaaaataaaaaaaatctacattcaCATGGCTGTTGTACCAACAGAATTGGGATTGTTCTATGTGGTAAAATCAGTGTTGGACTTGGATCCGGAACTCCCAGGATGAACTGCAGCCTCTGCTTCTGGTGAGCTGGAGAGCCAGCTGCCTAGgggagactagctgccccctctccccaacccctgacAGCCAACCCCTTTCCATACCTTCGCTGCCTTTTCCAGGGCTCCAGGAAGCCGTGTAGCCCAGGTGTGTGCGGGGGATGCAGCAGCTTAGCTGAAAGCCAGGGGAGGTGGCACAGGAGATGGAGAGCTGGTCTGGAAGCCGAGCCACGTCTGTCGCCTGCAGAGGCACCCTCACCACGTGGTACAGCTCCCACCTGAATCCCTGGGCCTCAAAGCAGCACATGTACTCACCTGCAGACACACACCTGCTGTACCTCCCGGCTCCTCCGCCTCCCACCTGAGCCACAGAATCCCTGCTGCTTCCCCAGCTACACCCTAGGCTGACCTTCCTGGTCCGGCTTCTGCTAAACCCCAGCAAGAAAGATCCCTGCCCCCAAAAGGATTTCTAGGAGGAAGAAGAGATGTAGAGAAGAGGCTCCTGACCCTGAATTCTAAGGTGACCCTGTCTCCCGCCAGTAGGTACCCTTTCAGCACCACCTGCTGCCATTTCGACAGTTTGAAGACAAGGATGGTCTGTGCTCAGTTGACATCGAAATCATGTTTTCAGCTTCTCCCCTTATAATTTTTCACATCAATAGGCTACTTAGACTTAGTTTcccagaataaataaatggaaagatgaaaaaggaagggaagaggagggtaaacaaagaaggaagaaggagagagggaggagaaagagaagaagagagaggaggaggggaggacaggcCGGCTACCTTGCCACTGATGGGAGATGTTGCAGATGCTGAGGACGGCCTGGCCCTGGCTAGAGGTCAGAGACACATGTGTCCCTGGCTGCAGGCGGATGGGTCTGGGGCTTCCTGTGCGCCGCAGGAACCAGTTCAGGTTGGTGGTCTCATGGCTCGTGAGGAGGGTCACGTTCAGTGTGTTGCCAGGTACCTGCAGCCAGGTGTTCAGCCTCAGGGTCCCGGGCACTGCAGGGAGGCAGGAGACAGGGGCTACTGGGCCAGGAACTCGTGGCCTCCATGCAGCTAAGCTCTCACTGCTGCCCCATCTTCTGAAGCCCATTccgcctccttccctccctgcctggcattttttgttttgtccctGGATGAGTATGGCTGCTGCAATCCAGCCTGGAAGACCGCAAGCATCTGTCATTGGCAACTAAACAGGGAAACGTTTTGGCCCATGACTTTCCCTCGCCCTGTGAGGGAACTTTCTCTCCCTGTGGGCATGTTTCCAGAGCCGTGTTTTTCATTAGTCTCCCTGCTCAGGTCCCAAGCTCGGGGCCTGTGATCTCTTATGACGGCTGGCATTTTCTCCCACCCAGTGGAGCCACTGGGCTTGGGCCAGCTGGCAGAAATACAGGGGTCagggaggaaaaaacagaggTTTCTTTCACTTGGGCCCATTGGATTTCAAGTTCCCCACCCTCCTCACCAGGTGGCAGCAACTGGCAGTAGCCAGCTTCAGTGGGACCGAAGATAAGACAGCTGCAGGGATGGTAGTCGTAGAGGAATTGGCAAGGATGGTGATGGGAGCAGACACTGGCATTCCACTGGTATCCAGAGAGGCAAGCACAATAGGTAAAGCCGTCGTGCTTGGCATTACACTCTGCGACAGAgggaaagggaataagaagtGGGCAGGCTGTCTGAGAAAGCCAGGTAGGCAGGACCAATAACTGCCCGAGGCCCAAGAACCTGTAGGGCTGGTATCTGGAGCAATGCCAAAGTCACAGGGACCTGAGTCACACCCACGTGCCAGGGACTGCCTCCTCAGCCAGGGCTCAAAGCAGTGGAGGTCATGCTGGGCAAAGGCatcggggtgggggtggacaaGTCTGGGCCCCCGTGGTCTGCCCCTTGGGCCCTCTGTTTAGAAGATGGCTGCATGGAGCAGGAGGGAAAGGGTGTCTCCGGTGGGGAGGTGAGGAAGGAACTGGGCCATGCAGACCCTCCAGGAAGTAGGGAGAGGCCGGTAGCATCTCAGGCCAGCTGGCTGCGGGAGGGCTCGAAGCCCCTGTCCCTTCAGTCTGAGTCCCCTTCACATGCAATGGGTGGCACTGGAAGTCAGGAGTCAGTAGAATTTTCTCCCTACCTGTCGTGAGGCTGAGGCCAGTGAGAGTTCTTGGTGACGAGGAAGCCAGGGCAGGGGCCAGGGTCAAGGTGCTAGAGAGTGTGGTTGGCCAGATGTCATTTAAAAAGTCCAGCTGTACATAGACGGAGACCAGGACTGACTCTACAGGAGAAGAGGGGACAGCTGGAGAGGGGAGGCGGCGAGCCGTGGGCCAGGCCCCTGTGCCTCCCATACCTCGCTGGTCACTGCCCGGAACCCAGAGCAGACCCCCCCTCCCATAGCCTGTCGGCGCCATCAGCACGCAGGAGGGTGATAGCTCCTGTTTAGCTATGGTGCCTTCAGGCAGCCTGTTTCACGTCACCCTCCGTTTTATAGACGAGGCTCTCCAAGACCAGTGGTTTTTCCCAAGGCCTCACAGCTGGAGAACCGGCACGGGCCTGCCTGACCAGCGCCAGATCCAGTCCTCTCTGCCCACCACCCTCCCTGGGGCCTCTTCTAGTCCTTTCTTGCCACCTCATTCCCTgatccttctcctcctcctctgtccaCTCACCACCTGCTCCACACTCTTGGTCCAGTTGCTGCCCAGCTGCCCAACCAGCCTGACTGGGTACCTAGAACAGACCACAGAGGAGAGACCACTGAGCAGAGGCTGATGCCAAGTTTGTCCCAGGGATGCCTTCTTCCCCAAGCGGCTCAGGGGCCAGCCTGGCTAATCTGGCATGACACGGTCTCTTTGAAGCTCTTCTTTTTGCCAGGAATTAAGCAGGTACATCCGGAGGGGAACGAAGGCTTCTGGCAGATGTGAGGAATGCAGCCCCGAGGACCAGAGCCCGAACCTCGGAACCAGGCCCATCCTGGAGAGTCAACATGCTTTGCTTAATTCCTTCCTGAATTTACCTGTCCCTGGGCCTCTAGGCTAATTGAAAT of Rhinolophus sinicus isolate RSC01 linkage group LG05, ASM3656204v1, whole genome shotgun sequence contains these proteins:
- the ADGRF3 gene encoding adhesion G-protein coupled receptor F3; the encoded protein is MVCSAAPVLLLAMILPLVGSPVARASPPVPSQAGWAAGQQLDQECGAGESVLVSVYVQLDFLNDIWPTTLSSTLTLAPALASSSPRTLTGLSLTTECNAKHDGFTYCACLSGYQWNASVCSHHHPCQFLYDYHPCSCLIFGPTEAGYCQLLPPVAPVSCLPAVPGTLRLNTWLQVPGNTLNVTLLTSHETTNLNWFLRRTGSPRPIRLQPGTHVSLTSSQGQAVLSICNISHQWQGEYMCCFEAQGFRWELYHVVRVPLQATDVARLPDQLSISCATSPGFQLSCCIPRTHLGYTASWSPGKGSEASLFNTPGDQCLVLAVQHCPIADTMYTCDLQSPGLTPVRVPVSVTIIQDGDTVCPEDASAVAWNVTKAGHVAQAPCPVNRMGIVKRTCGPDGTWGPIHSSCTDAGLLALLQRAELLWAGQGWPAEEVPQILAQLLEQTVVVSSPSDLLALLGTMTFLAKVLADTRTQLNRSALEALLKTTDKVLDMDASSLWTLAHVQKPSAGSDLLLAVETMACSLCPQDQPFSFSLPNVQLQTQLLGPSFPADYRVSFATQPPLQAQIPRHSLAPLDHNGTNVTITSLMLRKLDHLLPSNYGQGLGDALYATPGLVLAVSIMAGGQAFNQGEVILDFGDRDSTLHCVFWDHHLFQGNGGWSEEGCQLQTANASPTTRCICQHLTAFSVLMSRHTVPGNPTLELLSQVGLGASILALLVCLGVYRLVWRVVVRNKVAYLRHVALLNMVLCLLAADSCFLGAPLLPPGPRSPLCLAAAFLCHFLYLATFFWMLAQALMLAHQLLFVFHQLSKRQVLSLMVVLGYLCPMGFAGVALGLYLPRGKYLGEGACWLDGKGGALYTFVGPVLAIVGVNGLVLAMAVLKLLRPSLSEGPQMEKWQALLGVVKALFILTPIFGLTWGLGLATLLEEGSIVPHYVFTILNTSQGVFILLFGCLMDKKVQEALLKRFCRAQPHNSTISLATNETQMPEHSKGRSENGR